Proteins co-encoded in one Uloborus diversus isolate 005 chromosome 9, Udiv.v.3.1, whole genome shotgun sequence genomic window:
- the LOC129230462 gene encoding nucleic acid dioxygenase ALKBH1-like — MHENKEIDLFRKTFRYYKSKNPPPKLCNVIDISSDKKHHLVECTNNNNQKSNLEVPNCPSCQRLGLKNHFLWQIFSFKSLKGFTVIKNPFNVAGQQKWIRKSLEVYPRNPSRTNLDSLNLKIDDIFPLHDKESWKTQTNVHKLRWATLGYHHNWDTKIYDESERTEFPSCLKELTKHIASCVGCENFEPEAAIINYYNKKSTLGIHDDHSEKNHDAPLISFSFGLTAILLMGTKLKTDEPFPLFLRSGDVVIMGGDSRLVYHAVPCIFKENGNSLPFNSDEDKSWEPFNEYIKKSRINISVRQVNE, encoded by the coding sequence AtgcatgaaaataaagaaatcgaCCTTTTCAGAAAAACGTTTAGATATTACAAGAGTAAAAACCCACCTCCAAAACTTTGCAATGTTATAGACATTTCAAGCGATAAAAAACATCATTTGGTCGAATGTacgaataataataatcaaaaaagtAATTTGGAAGTTCCAAATTGCCCTTCGTGTCAGAGATTAggattgaaaaatcattttttgtggcAGATATTTTCCTTCAAGTCTTTAAAAGGTTTTACTGTCATAAAAAATCCGTTCAATGTGGCTGGGCAGCAGAAATGGATTCGGAAATCTTTGGAAGTGTACCCTCGCAACCCTTCACGTACTAATTTAGATTCTCTCAACCTGAAAATAGATGATATTTTCCCGCTTCATGATAAAGAAAGTTGGAAAACTCAAACCAATGTGCACAAGCTCCGCTGGGCAACTTTAGGTTATCATCATAATTGGGATACGAAAATATATGATGAGTCTGAACGCACCGAGTTTCCATCGTGCCTGAAGGAACTTACCAAACACATTGCATCGTGTGTGGGCTGTGAAAACTTTGAACCTGAAGCTGCTATTATCAATTATTATAATAAGAAATCAACACTTGGGATTCACGATGATCATTCAGAGAAGAACCATGATGCTCCTCTGATTTCTTTTAGCTTTGGTTTGACAGCGATACTTTTAATGGGAACTAAACTAAAAACTGACGAACCTTTTCCACTTTTTCTAAGAAGTGGTGATGTTGTGATAATGGGAGGTGATAGTAGACTTGTATATCATGCTGTGCCATGTATTTTCAAGGAGAATGGAAATTCTTTGCCTTTTAATTCTGATGAAGACAAATCATGGGAACCATTTAatgaatatattaaaaaatcTCGTATAAATATTAGTGTCCGACAAGTTAATGAATAA